CTGGGATCCTGAACCAGGCATGCTGGAATTATTTGGTGGCTGGACATGGTGTCTAGCATCTTCAACTGTGGTAGCCATTAAGGAAGTAAATATCATGGAAGCGTAGGGGCGAGGAGGACAGAGAGTTCAGCAGGATCCTTTGTGCCCTGCAAAGCTTCTTGCCCCCTGCCTGTCATGTGTGGCATGCAAAGTAAGCATGCCTAAATCTGTTGAATCAGTTTAGTTTTTGCAGGTGGCAGAATCTTGCCTTTCTCGGTACataatttaatttgtttggaATTTTGGACAATGCAGGACCCACCAAGTGGTTCCAGAAGGAAGTCACCAGGcacaaggaagaggaaggagccgCAACAAGTGGGGAAAGGGGACAGAGGTGAGGAGAAAAAAGGAGGTAGCACAGCCTCCCTGACCCACTGCTGGGAGGAGGCTGCTAGGAGATGGCATTGTTTCCTCTCTGGAGTTCAAGCTTGCCTGGATGGAGGCCATATTGTGCCCAGTATACTTTCCCTCATAGCTAGGTATGTGTGGGGACTGAGAAAGTGGGAGAaagccattctgcacatgctcagagacacCATCGTTAACTGCTTTGCACATAACCTAGGCTGCTGCAGGTTATTTCTCTGGCCACCCGCAAAGAAAATGCTCCTCCTGACCAGCACCTATCCTCCTGTTTTGCAGTAGAAGCCAGCTACTGGCTCATTGGATCACGTGACGGAGTTGGTAGGTGGCCAGGCACTGTAAGGCATTTAAGGTCCTACGTTATAAAGCCCTGGGGCTTTCCATCATGGGTCTCtacagaaggaaaactgcctaGTCCATGAGGCACTCTGCAGCTGAGGGGCTTCTGGtggcttcttccttcttcttgccCACGGACCACCAGCTGGGCAATCCACATCCAAACTGTCCTGCCCAGTTTTGGTGAGTGTTGTTTACTTTGTGAATGTCCAGCTGGTGGTTTGGGGGGAGCACCTTTGGTTAGGGCTACAAGCAAGATTCAGCTTTCCTTTGTTTAATGGCTTGGGATTCACAGTTGCAGTCTTGTTCACTAGAGGGCAGCCAAGCCATCCTGGTGAGCCACTGGAGAGGAAAGAGCAGCCAAACGGAATTGCACATATCGGCTGGAGGGTGGCCTTTCCTAGAATGCTTGGCCAGTTGCCAGTCACTTCTGTCCCCTGGCCCTTTCTCCCTAGATGTCTGGGAAGCCCCCCACCATGATGATGTAAATGGCACTGCTGAAGCTGAGTATTAGACATCCCTCATCTGCAACATATTTGACAGAGGCTAGGACAGGCCATGAGGACCCTCCTTCTAGTAGATGTGCAGCAAGTGCAAGGTCAAACATTTGGGCTCTTCCTTGCTTACTGGTTATCCCTCTCAGATCACAGTTTCTAAGTAGTAACCCCCTTCCAGTATGGGACCTTCGGACAGGGTTGAATAAACATATGCTGAGATCCTAAGCTGTGACAAGAGGCCCAAAATGGTAATGTAGTGGGGATATTTAGGGGGCCCTCATAATCTGAAGCCCTATGGAGTAGCTTATTGAGCCTCTGCCTAAATCCAGTGTGCTTTCAGTTGTGTAAAGGGAGATCCAGTGAGTGCTACTCTCTTTAGATCAACCCAGTTCAGACAGAGTAGCCTTTCTAGATTGAAGAACACTGGTGTATCCCCACTGTGCTTTGGGGGCTAAGCCAAGAAGTCATAGTTTATGTCTATTGTTAGAAAGTCCTATGTGAAATTGCTTGTCTCCACTGAAAACTAGTTTGCGTGACAGATGCAGGGGAATTGAAAGTCCATATGAAAAAACACCAGCAGGCACAATGGAAGGCATTTGAAATGGGTGGAGGAACCTCATGTAAAAATAGCTCTTTGCCATTTCCATGAAAGTATGActttttttgcagggggtgggTGCAGCTGGCCTGTGCCTGGGAAATCCAGTGATTAAATTGCTGATCCAGGAGGTGCAACCAGTGCCAACTTCCTCACATTAGAAGAATGCTACTTGGCCTTGCCTctctgtattgggggggggggggactcagctGTTTCACCAGGGAAATGACAGCCACTGCAAACCTTGCCTCTCCCAATGACCATTCAGTCCGATGGAGACGACTGCTGGGGCAATGGCCAGCATGTCAATCCCATCCCACAAGAAGCCAGCCCAGAGGAAGGAGGGGTTTCGATCCCACAGCCCCAGTCCCACTCACCATCCTCTGCCGCCGCTGCCTTCGACGCAGGCGCATGAACTCCTTGTGCTGACGTGAGACAAAGTTGACTGCTGCATACTCCAGCAAGGCAGCAAAGACAAAGAGCAGGCAGACGGCCATCCAGATGTCAATCGCCTTGACGTAGGAGACCTGAAAGAGGGAGGTGGtgtgcagaggccagcaggtAGGAACCACAGAGGGCTGAAGCACCTGGTGCCCCCCTGAACACTGTCCCCCCACTCTCTGCACCCAAGCCACAGCCTCAGGGTCCTTCTCCGCAGCTCCCAAACTAACAGGTTTTCCCTCATGGATTCCTACAGGCCAACCCTAAGGTTTCTAGTACTGTCCCACCTTGGATGAGAACCAGtaagtccccttctgcacatgcagaatgatgcactttcaatccattttgcagctgcattttactgtgcagaatagcaaaatccacttgcaagcagttgtgaaagtggattgaaaaagtgccttattctgcctgagcggaaggggccttggtctcccTTGGCAGCACTGCTTGAGACGATGTGGGCAGACAAGTGGTGACGATTCCTTTCCTGGTTCCTAACAGGCATAGCTGCTCAGCTAGATGCACAATAGAAACTTTGGCTCCTGCCCACCTCTACACACCAGAGAGAGAAGGTGTGCCGGTGTTGGCAACAATTTGAAAGTGAAGCAGACTGGGGGCCACTGGGAGAAGGACAGAGCTGTATTCCTGGCAGCAGAATGGTCAGAGGATTGTCCATGAAAGGGGTCTCAGCCAAGGATGCTGACAGAGGCTCCTTCTTCTGGCTGCCTCCTGCTATGCGTTCTTGGAACTGGGCAAGGAAGCTCCGATTGCCAGCCTCGGGAACATGACCAATGCCGCCCCTTTCTTTTTGCCATAGGTTTCTGCTCAACAAAACTATCTGCAAAGTGTACAGTCTGGGAAGCAGCAGCCTTTTTCTTGGGAATCTATAAATACCCTTCTAAACAGATGGGCTGCAGATGTCAGCAAGACGGAGCTTGGCAGGCAAGGGGGATCCTCCCTGGCAGGGGAAAGGCAAAATATGGAGCTTCTGTTTGACCCGAGGCTGCTGCCAGCTCTGCATGGATTCCATGAGGAAAACAAATCCTGGATGGATTCCACAAAACAAACAGATATCTAACCCACCCCCACTGTTTGCACTCTGAGAACCTGGTCTCAGTTGAATTAGGATCCAGTTACCTTCTCACCCCCTCTCTTACTTGAGGTCATTGTTGTAGTTTTAATTTATTGAGATTTCCCCACCTAGAATTAAAGTGTAAcaggggagggggttgtttttgctgtcaagttgcaggtgacttgCAGCAATCCTTCAGGATTTTTCAAGGCGAAAGAGGCTCACAGGTGGTTTACCACAGTTTGCCTCTGCCTAGCAAtcttggacttcctgggtggtcttccGTTGAaataccaactctgcttagtttccatgATCTGATAAGCATAACAGGATTTGCTCAGCTAAATGTGAAGTTTTCCAAATATAATGCTCATCTGTTATTGAAAAGGCCAGGAAGTTAGTGAATGTTGATGTTTACTGGTCAGTTCAATGTTTTTAGGAGACCAGTGGAGAATCTCAGAAAACATAGTTATTTCCTGGTAAGTCTCAAGAACCACCAAGTGCCTGTACCTAATAATGATATtaacctgatattgtgctctatttatatgttgttcaccgccctgagcccttcgggggagggcggtctataaacccaataaataataataatatttcatcTCCATCATGATTGTTAAATGGCAACATGAGGCAAGGCACACTGATAGCTATCAGTTCTTGTGTCGACACCAGTTCTTGTGTCGTACCAATTTACCTGAATCCTAGCAAGCCCGTGTaatctcctctccccacactgaGTCATGTACCCTCCCCTTAGTTCTTTTGCTCATGCATGAGCATGCACAGAGGTGTCTGTCAATATCCTGCCTATAATTCCTTTAGACTATCTCGCAAGGAGGAAGAGCTGAGAGCTGATGTGTGGGGATGGTACATAAGAACAGGGAGGAACAATGGCACAAAGTGCATTCCCAGCCTTCTTCTGACCCAAATACTGGGGGGCATGAAAAGCCAGTGGTTTATGTGCAAGAGGCAGCAACAGGAATCCTCCTGCCTTTTGCATTTCTCTGcctaaagttttattttatttatttttcaatttatatcccgcccttcccaacagggctcagggtggcaaacatcaataaaaccacacaaATCATACAGTATAAAACCAATACCAACACAGCGGTAATTTAAACATTCACAGTAAACAATAAAAAGATAGATGGTGataaaaccctaaccagacaCCCACGGGAGGCAGTGATGTTCCGGTCAGACTGGCTGGCACAATATAAAAACCTGGCGGaagagctccgtcttgcaggccctgcggaactcacagatgtcctgcagggccctgatctcatctgGGAGTTCATTCCACCAgatgggggccagggccaaaaaaaaccctggccctagTGGCAGCCAGCCAAACCtgtcttgggccagggaccactaataacaccccccccccaagttcatgttctttcctttcccctgctcACAGGCACTGACCTTTGGCAGAGATGCCCGAGAACCTGCACTCTGAGTAGTCATTGTTAGCACTGTAGTAATTCCAAGCCCCACGCGAGCTGGTGCAGCATCCATGTTAATCCAGAAGGAGACCCAGGAGAGAATGACGATCAGCAGACTGGGGATGTACATCTGGATCAGATAGTAGCCCATTTGCCTTTCCAGATGGAACTTCACCTCAATGCAAGTGAACTTCCCTACAAGGAAAAAATGAAGGCAAATTCAGAAGCAGAGCAGATGTCATGGAAACTGTTGTGGGGGCTCATGCTGGCCACAATCACAACGTGCTTTTCTCCCTGCTTCTGGACGTATATAAAACCCCACAAAGACTGGGAAacaggcaatttaaaaaaatccagcaggGTGGAGGCTGTTCCCCCTGTGTCCTGCCACTTGCCTGAGGGCACGCTGGTCCGTGTTTGGGAGGCAGGGCTTCTTGTGTGTGCTGGGGCGATGCACGGGTGTGAACCCCCCAATGGAGGCTGTTACCTGTGTTATAAGATTTTGTGCAATAGCCCAGGTCTTTCTCATCCCGTAGAATAAACTGAGGGAGTGTCAAACCCTCGGCCACCTGTACAGCTTCCTGTTCCTTCACCCACTCGAATATCAAGTCATTCATGGTGTAGCCAACTGCAAGGAGAAGGACAGTGCAAATGAGAAAGGGACGGGCTTTGCAGAATGGCCCATTCCAGGGATCCATGAAGAGGCCACCTGCGGCCCTCTACCTGACAAGCTTCCCTCCATTACCTGAACTGAATCACCACCACATGTGGTTCTCTTCCCTGTTTGCTCAATCACAGCCACCTTCCCCCTTGTTCCGCCTCCCTCTGAGCATCTCCATTATCTTTATCCTGCCTTCcaacccttcccttctcctctcttgCATCATTTCAGAATTTGCTTTCCAAAAAAGGGCCATGGTAGCCTCTCAGTATACTCAAcacttcctcccccccgccccccatcgcTTTTTGTTTCCCACCCCTAAATAAACTTCCTGGACTCATCTTGATTTCTTCCACTGCCATCTTATGCCTTACAGTCGTACCTCATCAATGCTGACAATCTCACTGGCTTCCACTACATTTTGCCTGTCAAACAGGGACCCCCACATCTTCTTCAGAGTAACTAGAACTCTATACGTATGCTTAATTGTGGAACTTACAGCTCTCCAGTTGCATTATGCACGTCTGGATGTCCATAGGGAAATTCTTGAGATCCATGGGACAGGAGAGGATTAGCGTCAACCTGGAAGAACATGGGAGGTGGAATGAAGGAAGAGTGGGACTTTGAATGTTCCATATGAATATCTGCTTCACTTTCAAGCAGCTATGCCAGCAAGACACATGAAGAAAAGGCAGGTCCCAAGCATAAAGGCAGAAGGGAGGTTTTGTTAGTCCCACCTGATGCTGTAGAGCACATTCCCATTCTTGAAGATGCGCAGAAGTTTGTTGTCAGTGGTGACCTCATGGAAATTGGCTCCCTTCTCATTGGCAAAGAACAGATCTGGCTTCCAGATGGAGTCAAGCATGGAGGGGTCAAGGTCCAGGGAATCATCAGGGTACTCCCGGTAAGACAGGCGAGGGTCATTCCACTGCTGCCGTAGGAAGACGTTGACACGGTAGTCCTAGGAACCCAAAGTCATGGCCACACAAGTAGGTACGGGTAACagcacactacacacacacagacatgaaCAGCTGGCCTGTTAGCTTCTGTAGCTGGTCCAGATTGAGTGGCACAGCCTTTCtatgagaaagaagcaggaattCAAAGAACTGGGGAAGATTCTGACCACAGCATTgggccttaggccccttctgcacatgcagaataaagcactttcaatccactttcacaattatttacaagtggattttgctataccgcacagctgcaaagtgcattgaaaacagattgaaagtgcattattcatgtgcggaaggaacctttGACTGACTGCTCAGTAAATAAGGATGGGAATGTCCTTGATCTGGCTCTCCATTACACAGGAATGCTATCAGACTTGGAATGAAAAGCTCATCTTCCTAGAAGGCATGACAATGTAAGGTTGTGGGCAACTGACAAGTGGTTTAGGAGAGCATTATGGGAGATAAGACTTtgtaggcaggggcgtaacgaggcagcccggggcaaactgtagccctgggcaaaacctgagttggaggcCACCCCTCATGGGCGaacactccaccatgaccaattttttttgcaccaggacattggtgcctacagggggtgaagtttttagacatatcagcaccaaaatttcagcatatcatcaggagactgtcctaatgctactccccacgtttggtgaggtttggttcaaggagtccaaagttatggactcccaaagggggtgccccatcccccattgtttccaatgggagctaataggagatgggggctacagttttgagggtccataactcccccccccccgaaccaaactgcaccaaacctgggggtatcatcagggcagtctcctgatgagaccctgaaagttttgagactgtgccttcagaaatgtcccccccccccagcctgcaacccccattgacagcattacagaaaactcaatgcagaacaaagattcttgggcaaaattctgggatgttcctgcagggggtgcatttctggatgtattggcaccacaatttcagggtatcatctggaaactgtccttatggtgcccccaaagtttggtgcagtttggtatagggggtccaaagttatgggccctcaaagggggtaccccatcccacattctttgctaaggagatgggggctacccttttgagggtccataacttcggaccccctgaaccaaactttgggggtgccatcatgacagtctccaggagataccctgaaattttggtgctgatacatccaagaatgccctccttgcaagaacatcccggaatttgcccaagaatctttgttctgcattgagttttctgcattgctgtcaatgggggttgcagtctgggggggcacatttttgaaggcacactctcaaagctttcagggtctcatcaggagactgccctaatgattccccccaagtttggtgcagtttggttcagggggtccaaagttatggaccctcaaaactgtagccccatctcctattagcttccattggaaacaatgggggatggggcaccccttttgggagtccataactttggactccctgaaccaaacctcaccaaacttggggggtagcataaggacagtctcctgatgatacgctgaaagtttggtaccactagcctaaaaactgcaccccctgcaggccgaaaatggaaaatcactaaaaatacccaaaaacgaacccagcattttgatgccccccacaaggtgatgccctgggcagctgcccaccttgcccaatgggcattacgccagtgtttgTAGGTCACAAGCAAAGAGTCCTTTCTAACAACAATGCTTCTCATCAAGTTCACCTCCCACAATCTCCCAAAAATCTCAACAGTAGCTAGCTATCTCACTAGATCAGGGTGCACATTCTTGGCAAATTATCTTAAAATTTCAAACATTATACAATGTTATCTATATTTCAGCATCTTCTTAGAATATATAAAAACTGTTAATTCATTCTTGCTACTTCGTATTGTAATgaagtttatttaaaaatagattaCAAGGTCCTCGTGTGTAAATATTTATTGGCGCCTCATCTTTGAACTATATCTTTATGTTGTTGAGATGTGCCTCTTGCCATGAATTAAATGATCTACTATAGGAAAGCTAACTGGATGTCTTTTTTTCTACCAAGTCAcggctgacctatggcaaccctgttgagtttttaaggcaagagacattccgaggtggtttgccattgcctgcctaggGATTCTTAAATGCACACCTATATCTGAATCTGGCCTGACCAGAGTAATCCAGAACATGGTGTCCAGATGCAAAGGCTGTTGCCCTGCACTCTGGTGCCTTCTTCAAACAAGACTTCTTCCTCTTAGTAGCTGCCTCGCCTGTCTCCAGATCCCTTTGCTCCTCTCTAGAGATCTGCTGCAGTGGACAGATACTATCAGATCTGGGTTAGAATCCCAGAAATCCATTCACATTGCCTTGCCCAGACTTTTCCGCTGGAGAACTGCAGAGAACAACAGAAGACATTGCAGTGCTACGCAAGAGAGAGGAAGCAAGTGACACCTTACCATAGTGGTTTCTGTGACCGAGCCAAAGCTGTTGATGAAGATGTTGCATGTCACATTGACGGGCGGGCCTGTAAGCCAGTGAAAAGACATGTGTGAATGAACATGTGACATTGCGTGAACAAGAGATCCTTGGGGCTCGAACTCAGCTTGCTTCCTTTCTAGCTCTACTGGCGGCTGCTGAGGGAAGTGGGTGCTACTGGTGGCTGGGTGAGTCAAGAGCACCCCAGTGGGCTTTGGAACTTCCATTCAAGACATCCAGTAAGAATCTGCATTCAAGGATTCTGGATCAGACAGCCACGCTGGAAGAATTTACCTTTGAAATTAGGTCTGATCCGAGCATCATACCCTGACGTTCGGCCCATAAGTTTATCCAGGAAGTCAGAGGGTGACATTGGCTGGGGAAGGCTCCGTGGGGCAGACTTGATTTCTCCTTTTCCCGATCCCAGTCTGAGGAGTGAAAAGAGATGGAACATCAATTGGTGGACCCGCTCCCTCAAAATGCACTTCCACTGATGAGTCACTGCCAGGTTAGAGCTGACCTTTCACAGAATTTGAAAATGACCCCCACAGCATGAATAGAGGGTTATCCCTTGAGCATGCAAGCCAGGATTTTGTTGCTGCCTAGAACAGTCACTGTTAAACAGTGCGGGCTTTATTTTGTACCCAGGTAGAACTATAAAAAGTGACAAGTCCATTTAGTCTAATTTATCCCCACTGCTGCCAGAGAGGCCTGTTCATAGGAGGACTCAAAACGATCAGGCTTCTTGGGAGTTCAGTCCCAGGCAGTGGGCACCAGAGAATAAGGACTTGCAGAGCAATGGAGAGAAATGGAgggggcatttatttatttattaagaattTTTCCACCCCAGCAGATCTCATTAAATCAAGACTGGCAATTATATGATacacctgggggcggggggcattttTGAGCTGAAGAATCTAAGGAAGAAGAGCCTGAAGAATCTAAGGAAGAACTGAAGAGCTGAAGAATCTAAGGAAGAACTACCATTTCCCCATCTGCAGCAGCAAGCCAATCAATTGGCTCTCCTACAGCAGCTCTATGGCAATCTCCAGGCAGCATATGATCTTGTGAACAGTCAGGATGGGTTGTAGGGGAGCCAGAAGGTTCCTAACggatattttgggagaggggacTGCAACCTCCAGGACTGGGATTTCCTAGAAAGTTCTCTTTGGGGACCAAGTGTGGCTGTCTGCTTGGCTCTCACGGTCCTTCCTTAtgtgcccagggtaatgccaatcatcactttggggtcaggaaggaatttttcctccaggccagagaTCCTGGAGGTTTTATGTCTTCCTTTGGGCATAGAGCATGGATCACTGgggaagtgaggggtgggggagttgtgAATTTCCGGCACTGTGCAAGGGTTTAGACAAGATGACCCCTGAGATCCCTTCCAGCTGTAGGTTTCTGTGTGTCCTGGAGCACTGAGTCAGGGGACAGCATAAAGGGCTGCTGGACTTCAGCGCAAATGGACTGCTACATGcccatttttaaaacttctttgcTAGATTGGgcctggtttttgtttttaccTTCCAGGGCCTGCTCTTGCAGTTCAGAGCACGCAGCTTCCAGGGCCCCAGGCACTAGATATGCTTCCTGACAGCTCTGCTTGGAATTAGGGCTGTCAACTTATTCAGCCAGGCAGCTTCAATGAAGTAACCAATGAACAGACAGATTAAAGAAGTCAGTTTTCGGCTTTCCCCCCCCTTGGCCACCAGAATTGCctgccttcttcctcctcccgcAGGCTACGCCTCATGGCCTTTGGAAAGCTGCCATCTCAGGAGCAGCCTTTTCCATGCCTCAAGGGCATTAGCACTTGCTACAGAACATCAAAACTCCAGGGGACTTTCTCCTCTCTGCCCCATCCTCTTCCTCCAGCTAGAGAGCACTGCGGGAGTCTCTCTGcaatcttgatttttaaaatctgtttgtgCTGAGTCTTGTTTCGAGGTCCCACACGTGGCCTGCATGGAAAAGACACTTTCTGAGCAGCACTTAAAAGGGCCAAAGAGAGGCATTCCTTTCTCCTGCTCATCTGTTATCAGTCAAAGCAAACAGctgatggagattttttttttttggctgcaccAGGACAGCAGCTATTGCAAGTTCAGTTCATGGCCATCCTGTCTGACAGGTCTGCTAGCTCTGAGCCTGTTTTCCCCAAAGTTAACCTGCCTCCCCATCTTCTATAAAGCAATCCTCACATTGGAGGTGGACGGCTCTATCTGCAGAGCAACAAAAGGACAATTCCTTCACTGCAAATCTCCCGGGGCTCTTGTCAGTTCACATAAAACAAGCTTTGCATGAGTTGCACAAAGCCAAGCCCTCTTGCGGAGAACTTCATTCCAGCTTCTGCTCCAACTAAGGGTGCAAAATAAAAGGTTCCAATCTGGAGAGTCCAAATAATCTTTGCAAGCGGAGCAAGGAGAATTGGGAGGCCACGGCCCTTCTGAATGTTAAGTAAGGACAACTCTGAGAGGTCAGCCACACTAAAATTCATATCATGTCTGCAATGACATAGTGGGGAGGGTCCCTGGAGTTCGGTTCTGCAACAAAGGCATCTCTCCCGGGGCAATTGAAGATCTGGTACAATTTACAAGACGTTCTTCAGCCTGACAGTAACAGTGTATAAACTGTCTACATGTATTTGCTTCAAAGATTCTGGTGTAGAGAGGCAGGATCTAAATATGGTAaggaaagaaataataaatatctGAGTAAATTTTGTCCGTAGCACTATTAAAGTAGTTACGTGATgcttttcattctcacaacagtcctgcgaTATAcgatacattttaatttttatttattcctttttttatcctgccaatctcccaaagggctcgaggcggcttacaaaaCAATTAGAACATAATACAgtagtttaaaaacaatacaagaatatagaaatattaaaaccagtttaaacaagatggcaaaaaaatcaGCTGAGGTAGTGTGACTGGACCGAGGTTACCTGGCGAGcatccatggcacaagtgggaattGGAACCTGtgttccccagatcctagtccaacactccccaggggtggccaacctatggtgctccagatgtttgaggactacaattcccatcaatccctgccagtatggccaattgcaggggctgatggtaattgtagtccatgaacatatggagcaccaaaagttggccacccctgcaaccATTGCATTGTATGTTGTTTCTTAGATGACACAAAAACTGGGAATTTAATACTGACATTTAAGTTCAAGGGGCACACGAAGACTTTTATTGAGAAATTGTAGCCTCAATAACTTTTATGGCCCTGAGTCACACTGAAAGTTTTTTGTAGGCCTGTCTGGACCTCCTGTGTGTGGCTCAGTCA
The nucleotide sequence above comes from Sphaerodactylus townsendi isolate TG3544 linkage group LG13, MPM_Stown_v2.3, whole genome shotgun sequence. Encoded proteins:
- the LOC125443061 gene encoding glycine receptor subunit alpha-4 isoform X1 translates to MRAQLLLLLGALLRLGSGKGEIKSAPRSLPQPMSPSDFLDKLMGRTSGYDARIRPNFKGPPVNVTCNIFINSFGSVTETTMDYRVNVFLRQQWNDPRLSYREYPDDSLDLDPSMLDSIWKPDLFFANEKGANFHEVTTDNKLLRIFKNGNVLYSIRLTLILSCPMDLKNFPMDIQTCIMQLESFGYTMNDLIFEWVKEQEAVQVAEGLTLPQFILRDEKDLGYCTKSYNTGKFTCIEVKFHLERQMGYYLIQMYIPSLLIVILSWVSFWINMDAAPARVGLGITTVLTMTTQSAGSRASLPKVSYVKAIDIWMAVCLLFVFAALLEYAAVNFVSRQHKEFMRLRRRQRRQRMGLTSQMPSLESLQELDRLPSSESTSETLSLFDSTDSREEEIVRESRFYFRGYGLGHCLHTKDGAAIESPKVYSPPPPTLLLKDEEMIRRRYLDRAKRIDTISRAVFPFTFLVFNIFYWVVYKVLRSEDIHLAMP
- the LOC125443061 gene encoding glycine receptor subunit alpha-4 isoform X2, translating into MRAQLLLLLGALLRLGSGKGEIKSAPRSLPQPMSPSDFLDKLMGRTSGYDARIRPNFKGPPVNVTCNIFINSFGSVTETTMDYRVNVFLRQQWNDPRLSYREYPDDSLDLDPSMLDSIWKPDLFFANEKGANFHEVTTDNKLLRIFKNGNVLYSIRLTLILSCPMDLKNFPMDIQTCIMQLESFGYTMNDLIFEWVKEQEAVQVAEGLTLPQFILRDEKDLGYCTKSYNTGKFTCIEVKFHLERQMGYYLIQMYIPSLLIVILSWVSFWINMDAAPARVGLGITTVLTMTTQSAGSRASLPKVSYVKAIDIWMAVCLLFVFAALLEYAAVNFVSRQHKEFMRLRRRQRRQRMEEEIVRESRFYFRGYGLGHCLHTKDGAAIESPKVYSPPPPTLLLKDEEMIRRRYLDRAKRIDTISRAVFPFTFLVFNIFYWVVYKVLRSEDIHLAMP